The proteins below are encoded in one region of Phyllopteryx taeniolatus isolate TA_2022b chromosome 11, UOR_Ptae_1.2, whole genome shotgun sequence:
- the galm gene encoding aldose 1-epimerase isoform X2 → MLLNNMTQVICQLWGNSPSKVDLWTLQSSQVKVEVLTLGAIIRSVWTKGKDGEMEDVVLGYDDLQGYVSDKRYFGAVVGRVANRIAQGCFIADGKTYRLDINNGPNSLHGGLHGFNKAIWIATAVEGGVKMCLTSPDGDQGYPGEMQVSVTYTLQEETLTVEYQAQSSKTTPINLTNHSYFNLAGQAADNVYDHEVSITAHSFLPVDGTSIPTGEIKAVDGSPFDLRQPVLIGPQLKKVPGGGFDHNFCLSSPGDPWTERIAARLHFLTAFSILARNTDT, encoded by the exons ATGCTGTTGAATAACATGACGCAGGTTATATGTCAACTGTGGGGGAATTCGCCCAGCAAGGTGGATCTGTGGACACTCCAGTCCTCTCAAGTGAAAGTGGAGGTCCTTACACTCGGTGCCATCATCAGGTCTGTTTGGACCAAGGGGAAAGACGGTGAGATGGAAGATGTAGTGTTGGGTTATGATGACCTGCAAG GTTATGTGTCAGACAAGCGGTACTTTGGAGCTGTGGTGGGCCGCGTAGCCAACAGGATTGCGCAAGGATGTTTTATAGCAGATGGAAAGACATATCGATTAGATATCAACAATGGACCTAATTCCCTGCATGGAGGGCTGCATGGCTTCAATAAG GCTATTTGGATTGCTACAGCAGTGGAAGGTggtgtgaaaatgtgtcttaCCAGTCCAGATGGAGACCAGGGCTACCCTGGAGAGATGCAGGTCTCTGTTACCTACACCTTGCAG GAGGAAACACTGACTGTAGAGTATCAAGCGCAGTCTTCCAAAACAACACCAATCAACCTCACGAACCATTCCTATTTCAACCTTGCTGGACAG GCTGCAGATAATGTCTATGACCATGAAGTGTCCATCACTGCTCATTCCTTCTTGCCAGTGGATGGCACATCTATCCCCACAG GAGAAATCAAAGCAGTGGATGGCTCGCCCTTTGACCTCAGGCAACCGGTTCTGATTGGCCCTCAACTAAAGAAAGTTCCAGGTGGAGGATTTGACCACAACTTTTGTCTGTCATCACCTGGAGACCCATGGACTGAAAGAATTGCAGCTAG
- the galm gene encoding aldose 1-epimerase isoform X1, with protein sequence MLLNNMTQVICQLWGNSPSKVDLWTLQSSQVKVEVLTLGAIIRSVWTKGKDGEMEDVVLGYDDLQGYVSDKRYFGAVVGRVANRIAQGCFIADGKTYRLDINNGPNSLHGGLHGFNKAIWIATAVEGGVKMCLTSPDGDQGYPGEMQVSVTYTLQEETLTVEYQAQSSKTTPINLTNHSYFNLAGQAADNVYDHEVSITAHSFLPVDGTSIPTGEIKAVDGSPFDLRQPVLIGPQLKKVPGGGFDHNFCLSSPGDPWTERIAARVYHSVSGRILEVSTTQPGVQFYTANFLDGSIMGKGGVKYGKHCSFCLETQNWPDAVNWASFPDCLLHPGKEYRHLTRFTFTYAD encoded by the exons ATGCTGTTGAATAACATGACGCAGGTTATATGTCAACTGTGGGGGAATTCGCCCAGCAAGGTGGATCTGTGGACACTCCAGTCCTCTCAAGTGAAAGTGGAGGTCCTTACACTCGGTGCCATCATCAGGTCTGTTTGGACCAAGGGGAAAGACGGTGAGATGGAAGATGTAGTGTTGGGTTATGATGACCTGCAAG GTTATGTGTCAGACAAGCGGTACTTTGGAGCTGTGGTGGGCCGCGTAGCCAACAGGATTGCGCAAGGATGTTTTATAGCAGATGGAAAGACATATCGATTAGATATCAACAATGGACCTAATTCCCTGCATGGAGGGCTGCATGGCTTCAATAAG GCTATTTGGATTGCTACAGCAGTGGAAGGTggtgtgaaaatgtgtcttaCCAGTCCAGATGGAGACCAGGGCTACCCTGGAGAGATGCAGGTCTCTGTTACCTACACCTTGCAG GAGGAAACACTGACTGTAGAGTATCAAGCGCAGTCTTCCAAAACAACACCAATCAACCTCACGAACCATTCCTATTTCAACCTTGCTGGACAG GCTGCAGATAATGTCTATGACCATGAAGTGTCCATCACTGCTCATTCCTTCTTGCCAGTGGATGGCACATCTATCCCCACAG GAGAAATCAAAGCAGTGGATGGCTCGCCCTTTGACCTCAGGCAACCGGTTCTGATTGGCCCTCAACTAAAGAAAGTTCCAGGTGGAGGATTTGACCACAACTTTTGTCTGTCATCACCTGGAGACCCATGGACTGAAAGAATTGCAGCTAG GGTTTACCATTCAGTCAGTGGTCGCATTTTAGAGGTTTCTACCACCCAACCAGGAGTCCAGTTCTATACAGCTAACTTCTTGGATGGCTCAATAATGGGTAAAGGTGGAGTTAAAtatgggaaacactgctctttCTGTTTGGAGACTCAGAATTGGCCTGATGCTGTCAACTGG